Proteins encoded within one genomic window of Triticum aestivum cultivar Chinese Spring chromosome 2D, IWGSC CS RefSeq v2.1, whole genome shotgun sequence:
- the LOC123051930 gene encoding WW domain-binding protein 11, giving the protein MGEYAAAKTSVWWDIENCAVPRSCDPQLIVQNMSSALATAGYRGPISVSAYGDTHQIAHNVQHALSSTGVSLHHVPAGIKDASDKKILVDMLFWAIDNPPPANYLLISGDRDFSHAIHKLKMRRYNILLAQPPNVSQTLTAAAKSVWLWKSLVAGEPPLEQSPYISSTSCGNKDDLATSRNIVSSSLDVTQDANPEVQNILYDRQSGSNGMADKKCEVKRPREMETDNVSKPASKKQLKKMIGLANTSTKQTAFKKPTQGQLKAVKGQGLICYKCGDGHRAAECTFSGDCHGCGRQGHKDRVCKANPNSVVKWQPAHAQDLVTPSPGSVSRQATPHVPSPPPASPVAAAPPQTTAETPSGPTSTPPPECLQETPAMPTAVSLGKPDVVTQPTSSAPHPPTAVLAHRPMAGPGQYHQVGASRPFPAWTPPPWCFLQATPAVLSPPPAPVPPHTGDGKFSAPAQSGVYAMSTAVSLGKPDVMTQRASSAPHPPTAFLAAHRSVTGQYHQVGASQLQPASSAPRPPTAVLAHQPVAGQYHQVGASQLHLASSAPHPPTAVLAHQSVAGQYHQVGASQLHPAWTFPPGYFWQAMQLLLQQRRS; this is encoded by the exons atgggggAGTACGCGGCGGCCAAGACGTCGGTGTGGTGGGACATCGAGAACTGCGCCGTCCCGCGCAGCTGCGACCCCCAGCTCATCGTCCAGAACATGAGCTCCGCCCTCGCCACCGCCGGCTACCGCGGCCCCATCTCCGTCTCCGCCTACGGGGACACCCACCAAATCGCCCACAACGTCCAGCACGCCCTCTCCAGCACCGGCGTCTCCCTCCACCACGTCCCCGCCG GCATTAAAGATGCAAGTGATAAGAAGATCTTGGTTGACATGCTGTTCTGGGCTATTGACAATCCTCCACCAGCAAATTATCTGCTTATCTCTGGTGACCGGGACTTCTCTCATGCCATTCAtaagcttaaaatgaggcgatacaATATTTTATTGGCACAACCTCCAAACGTGTCTCAAACACTTACTGCTGCAGCAAAGAGTGTTTGGCTCTGGAAAAGCCTTGTGGCTGGAGAACCACCATTAGAACAGTCACCATACATAAGCAGCACATCTTGTGGCAATAAGGATGATTTGGCTACATCAAGGAACATAGTTTCTAGTTCTTTGGATGTGACTCAAGATGCCAACCCTGAAGTGCAGAATATTTTGTATGATCGTCAAAGCGGTTCTAATGGCATGGCAGATAAGAAATGTGAAGTTAAGCGACCTCGAGAAATGGAGACAGACAATGTGTCCAAACCAGCAAGCAAAAAGCAGCTGAAGAAGATGATTGGGCTGGCAAATACCAGCACTAAGCAAACTGCTTTCAAGAAACCAACGCAAGGGCAACTAAAAGCAGTCAAGGGGCAGGGCTTGATCTGCTATAAGTGTGGTGACGGGCACCGTGCTGCAGAGTGCACCTTTAGTGGCGACTGCCACGGTTGTGGCCGACAGGGCCACAAGGATCGAGTGTGCAAAGCGAATCCTAACAGCGTTGTCAAGTGGCAGCCGGCACATGCACAAGACTTAGTCACGCCCTCACCAGGGTCTGTCTCCCGGCAGGCGACCCCTCATGTGCCTTCTCCACCTCCAGCTTCCCCTGTCGCGGCTGCGCCGCCACAGACAACTGCTGAAACTCCTTCTGGCCCAACTTCGACACCACCACCGGAGTGCTTGCAGGAGACTCCTGCCATGCCGACAGCTGTGTCATTGGGTAAACCAGACGTGGTGACGCAACCGACATCTTCAGCCCCTCATCCTCCTACGGCTGTTCTAGCTCACCGGCCAATGGCAGGACCAGGACAGTATCATCAAGTGGGTGCTTCTCGGCCGTTTCCAGCTTGGACACCACCACCATGGTGCTTCTTGCAGGCGACTCCTGCTGTGCTAAGTCCACCTCCGGCTCCTGTGCCGCCACATACGGGTGATGGAAAATTTTCTGCCCCAGCTCAGTCTGGAGTCTACGCCATGTCAACAGCTGTGTCATTGGGTAAACCAGACGTGATGACGCAACGGGCATCTTCAGCCCCTCATCCTCCTACGGCATTTCTAGCAGCTCACCGATCAGTCACAGGACAGTATCATCAAGTGGGTGCTTCTCAGCTGCAACCGGCATCTTCAGCCCCTCGTCCTCCTACGGCAGTTCTAGCTCACCAACCTGTCGCAGGACAGTATCATCAAGTGGGTGCTTCTCAGCTGCACCTGGCATCTTCAGCCCCTCATCCTCCTACGGCAGTTCTAGCTCACCAATCAGTCGCAGGACAGTACCATCAAGTGGGTGCTTCTCAGCTGCATCCAGCTTGGACATTTCCTCCGGGGTACTTCTGGCAGGCAATGCAGCTTCTCCTGCAGCAGCGCCGCTCGTGA